One window from the genome of Synechococcus sp. PROS-7-1 encodes:
- the rimM gene encoding ribosome maturation factor RimM (Essential for efficient processing of 16S rRNA) has protein sequence MTADDWLPVGKVVAVQGLKGEVRVNPASDFPERFTEPGTRWLKARGKAPKEIELTSGRQLPGKSVFVVRFAGVESRDAAEALVGQTLMVPADDRPELAEGEFHLLDLVGLEARLSADGDAIGTVQDLISGGNDLLVLERPDGRTLMIPFVEAIVPEVHLEQGWLLVNPPPGLLEL, from the coding sequence ATGACTGCTGACGACTGGCTGCCGGTGGGCAAGGTGGTGGCCGTTCAGGGACTGAAAGGGGAAGTGCGGGTGAACCCGGCGAGCGACTTCCCGGAGCGATTCACCGAACCCGGCACCCGCTGGCTCAAAGCGCGCGGCAAAGCACCAAAAGAAATTGAGCTGACAAGCGGCCGGCAGCTGCCCGGCAAGAGCGTGTTTGTGGTGCGCTTTGCAGGCGTTGAAAGCCGCGACGCGGCCGAAGCCTTGGTGGGCCAAACCTTGATGGTGCCTGCCGATGACCGCCCCGAGCTGGCAGAAGGAGAATTCCACCTGCTGGATCTGGTGGGTCTGGAAGCACGGTTGAGCGCCGATGGGGACGCCATCGGCACCGTGCAGGATCTGATCAGCGGCGGCAACGACCTACTGGTGCTGGAACGACCCGACGGCCGCACCCTGATGATCCCTTTTGTGGAGGCGATCGTGCCCGAAGTGCATCTGGAACAGGGCTGGCTTCTGGTCAACCCACCGCCAGGTCTGCTCGAGCTCTGA
- a CDS encoding NAD(P)H dehydrogenase subunit NdhS, with protein MASAAPILPGATVTVVDQRSIYNGYIGFVQRISGDRAAVLFEGGNWDKLVTLRLRDLSAD; from the coding sequence ATGGCTTCCGCTGCTCCGATTCTTCCCGGCGCCACGGTGACGGTGGTGGATCAGCGTTCGATCTATAACGGCTACATCGGTTTTGTGCAGCGCATCAGTGGCGACCGGGCGGCTGTGTTGTTTGAAGGCGGCAACTGGGACAAGCTTGTGACCCTGCGCCTGCGCGATCTCAGCGCCGACTGA
- a CDS encoding ion transporter — protein MELALRQRLRRVVLESGTRAGRIYNLVIFGTILLSVAGLLVEPHPMRVAAPGEIPGWVDELERLCLLVFMADYLLHLWVSPKPLVYARSFFGLIDLSAVLFFFVPQINSGLILWVFKFGRVLRVFKLLRFMDEAQLLGRALKASARRIGVFLFFVVLAQVVLGYLMVVIESGHPNTQFQTVGQGVYWAIVTMTTVGYGDFVPQTVLGQVLAAVVMLLGFGIIAIPTGIVTVETMQQVRHDQRVCTHCSHAEHRREASHCDRCGAPLPVSAGEA, from the coding sequence ATGGAGCTCGCCCTGCGTCAGCGGTTACGGCGGGTTGTGCTGGAGTCCGGCACCCGTGCGGGCCGGATCTACAACCTGGTGATCTTCGGGACGATCCTGCTCAGCGTTGCGGGATTGTTGGTGGAGCCCCATCCAATGCGGGTGGCAGCACCCGGTGAAATCCCTGGCTGGGTGGATGAGCTCGAGCGCCTCTGCCTGCTGGTGTTCATGGCCGATTACCTGCTGCATCTGTGGGTGTCGCCCAAGCCGCTTGTTTATGCCCGCAGTTTCTTTGGGCTGATCGACCTTTCGGCGGTGCTGTTCTTTTTCGTGCCCCAGATCAACAGCGGCCTGATCCTCTGGGTTTTCAAGTTCGGCCGGGTGCTGCGGGTGTTCAAGCTGCTGCGCTTCATGGATGAGGCCCAGCTGCTGGGCCGGGCACTCAAGGCCAGTGCCCGCCGCATCGGCGTATTTTTGTTTTTCGTGGTGCTCGCCCAGGTGGTGCTCGGCTACCTGATGGTGGTGATTGAAAGCGGCCATCCCAACACTCAGTTCCAGACCGTGGGCCAGGGGGTGTACTGGGCAATCGTGACCATGACCACCGTGGGCTACGGCGATTTCGTTCCCCAGACCGTGCTCGGTCAGGTGTTGGCGGCGGTGGTGATGCTGCTGGGTTTCGGGATCATTGCCATCCCCACCGGCATCGTCACCGTGGAAACAATGCAGCAGGTGCGCCACGACCAGCGCGTCTGCACCCACTGCAGCCATGCCGAACACCGCCGAGAGGCGTCCCATTGCGATCGCTGCGGGGCGCCGTTGCCCGTCAGTGCTGGGGAGGCCTAA
- a CDS encoding ribonuclease III family protein, with protein MDALWAALALSPHPLGDRERRCLLEALTHTSSGLVPHHEQLEFLGDAVLRLASSEFIAEAYPQMPVGERSSLRAQLVSDRWLAQLGEAITIAQWWRIGPKASSDPTAAATIRAELSEALIGAVYRIAGLQTVQAWLTPHWETSAEAVLADPYRGNSKSALQEWSQGQGLGLPQYTCSEVSQRHGDPKRFQALVTLPPDLAAEGWGGSRREAEQQAAEALMAQFKASRADRA; from the coding sequence GTGGACGCACTGTGGGCTGCGCTGGCGCTGAGCCCGCACCCCCTGGGCGACCGTGAACGGCGTTGCCTCCTGGAGGCCCTCACCCACACCTCCAGCGGTCTGGTTCCACACCACGAGCAGCTGGAGTTTCTCGGTGATGCGGTGTTGCGCCTGGCATCGAGTGAATTCATTGCTGAGGCCTATCCCCAGATGCCGGTGGGGGAGCGCTCCAGCCTGCGGGCCCAATTGGTAAGTGATCGCTGGCTGGCGCAGCTTGGGGAAGCGATCACGATCGCCCAGTGGTGGCGCATCGGCCCGAAGGCCAGCAGTGATCCCACCGCAGCGGCCACGATCCGCGCCGAGCTCAGCGAAGCGCTGATCGGTGCGGTGTATCGGATTGCCGGGCTGCAAACGGTGCAGGCCTGGCTGACGCCCCATTGGGAGACGAGCGCCGAAGCGGTGCTCGCCGATCCCTACCGAGGCAACAGCAAATCAGCCCTGCAGGAATGGAGCCAGGGCCAGGGGCTGGGGCTGCCCCAGTACACCTGCAGCGAAGTGAGCCAGCGCCATGGCGACCCGAAACGCTTTCAGGCCTTGGTGACCCTGCCCCCGGATCTGGCAGCCGAGGGCTGGGGCGGGTCGCGGCGCGAGGCCGAGCAGCAAGCGGCAGAGGCCTTGATGGCGCAGTTCAAAGCATCCAGAGCAGATCGTGCTTAG
- a CDS encoding M10 family metallopeptidase C-terminal domain-containing protein — MAAPAVLVEELADPLPQDQELAAEAPETTETTGLDAVSAGETTLTESVDDLVSVRTAGEKLVLHAAGCACSACRSAPAESDPALSNAGGSGGSVAAASLGTLDQLADFLETQFWTDSNTTNRNFNLSETGTHAKSGELTYNTSGNLFDANGLTTGRANLVDEAFKVFEATLGIDFQKSSALDADFDFSDNRSGAFADTSLSASTVDYSWINVASSWNSGSETFGDYTFQTILHEIGHGLGLGHQGLYNGTGSYATDADFTNDSWKASMMSYFDQTTNTTVDASFAYLSTPMVVDWIALDDLYGPQGYGINRAFLDDTTYGFNTTISAGTSAVFNELKDWIPTTAFTVVDGGGDDTLDFSGFSATQLIDLRPSDASATDVYASNIAGKEGNLTIAPGTLIETAIGGSGADSFRGNTADNSFDGGAGTDTVVVSGALTDYLLTLSGSSLVLQDLRSGSPDGTDTLTNIEFVDFDGDTRGLAALLNLVDTTAPLISGPSGSAGDGSSTVSVNENTTSVTTFTADESVSWSLSAGADASLFSINSSSGALAFASAPDYEAPQDAGADNSYELTVRATDTSGNTADQTLSVRVLDVDDTAPLISGPSGSAGDGSSTVSVNENTTSVTTFTADESVSWSLSAGADASLFSINSSSGALAFASAPDYEAPQDAGADNSYELTVRATDTSGNTADQTLSVRVLDVSESTGTSSGSSSSGGGSSSSSGGSSGGSSGGGGGGGGGGGGGGGATSSSPSTRSIEVSLDGSADTIANALLSGAGSQDPSGLTMVVNAIGWTGTVPVNRVVRATTGGTTLMAKQLNYVSGQLPADQTDILVEGSVLAGSGQQDLVRGLAGWDLIAANDGDDQVRAGNGRDIIDGGSGRDQLWGDFGRNYYRGNLDGAADLLVIKSDQHLVNWWYGKDGNNSTGAKADVIEDLESIDQIRILGVTTEQITVADASAHGLNGLGIFADGALEALYTGGSLNASQLLQQVTGDASDAVMANTQGFYDWA; from the coding sequence ATGGCTGCCCCTGCCGTGTTGGTCGAGGAGCTCGCGGACCCGTTGCCTCAAGACCAGGAGCTTGCCGCGGAGGCGCCTGAAACCACGGAAACCACGGGGCTCGACGCTGTCAGCGCAGGCGAGACCACGCTGACTGAAAGCGTTGACGATCTGGTTTCTGTCAGGACCGCGGGTGAAAAGCTGGTTCTGCACGCCGCCGGTTGTGCCTGTTCAGCCTGCCGATCCGCCCCGGCGGAGTCGGATCCCGCCCTGTCGAACGCTGGTGGCAGTGGTGGTTCTGTTGCCGCGGCGTCACTGGGCACGCTCGATCAATTAGCAGACTTTCTTGAAACGCAGTTCTGGACCGACTCCAATACCACCAACCGCAATTTCAACCTCTCGGAGACAGGAACTCACGCCAAATCTGGAGAGCTGACCTACAACACTAGTGGGAATTTGTTCGACGCCAATGGCCTGACGACTGGTCGCGCCAATCTGGTGGATGAGGCCTTCAAGGTTTTTGAGGCCACGCTCGGAATTGATTTTCAGAAATCAAGTGCTTTAGATGCAGATTTCGATTTTAGTGATAACCGCTCTGGTGCCTTTGCTGATACAAGCCTTTCAGCCAGTACTGTCGATTATTCTTGGATAAATGTTGCATCAAGCTGGAATTCTGGCAGTGAGACTTTCGGCGATTACACCTTTCAAACGATCTTGCATGAGATTGGTCATGGTCTCGGTTTAGGCCATCAAGGCCTTTACAACGGCACGGGTAGTTATGCCACCGATGCCGACTTCACGAACGATTCGTGGAAGGCCTCGATGATGTCGTACTTCGATCAAACGACGAACACAACCGTTGACGCCAGCTTTGCCTATCTGAGCACCCCCATGGTGGTGGATTGGATTGCTTTGGATGATCTGTATGGCCCGCAGGGCTACGGCATCAACAGGGCCTTTCTCGACGACACCACCTACGGCTTCAACACCACCATCAGTGCTGGCACTAGTGCGGTGTTCAATGAACTGAAGGATTGGATCCCCACCACCGCGTTCACAGTGGTGGATGGCGGTGGTGATGACACCCTTGATTTCAGTGGTTTCTCCGCCACCCAGCTGATTGATCTACGGCCGTCTGATGCCTCGGCCACGGATGTGTATGCCTCCAACATCGCCGGCAAAGAAGGCAACCTCACGATTGCCCCGGGCACGCTGATCGAAACGGCGATCGGGGGCTCCGGCGCCGACTCCTTCCGCGGTAACACTGCCGACAACAGCTTTGATGGCGGCGCTGGCACCGACACCGTTGTGGTGAGTGGGGCCTTGACGGATTACCTGCTCACTCTTTCCGGCAGCAGCCTGGTGCTCCAGGATCTGCGCAGCGGCAGCCCTGATGGCACCGACACGCTCACCAACATTGAATTCGTTGATTTCGATGGCGACACCCGCGGCTTAGCGGCTCTGCTCAACTTGGTGGACACCACGGCTCCATTGATCAGTGGTCCATCAGGGAGTGCGGGAGATGGAAGTTCCACGGTTTCGGTGAACGAAAACACCACGTCGGTGACAACGTTCACGGCGGATGAAAGTGTGAGTTGGAGCCTGTCGGCTGGTGCGGATGCATCCCTGTTCAGTATCAACAGCTCCAGCGGGGCCCTGGCCTTTGCCAGCGCTCCGGATTACGAGGCACCCCAGGACGCCGGTGCCGACAACAGTTATGAGCTGACGGTGCGCGCTACCGACACGTCGGGGAACACAGCGGATCAAACCCTCAGCGTGCGCGTGCTTGATGTTGATGACACAGCCCCATTGATCAGTGGTCCATCAGGCAGTGCGGGAGATGGAAGCTCCACGGTTTCCGTGAACGAAAACACCACATCGGTGACGACGTTCACGGCAGATGAAAGCGTGAGTTGGAGCCTGTCGGCTGGTGCGGATGCATCTCTGTTCAGCATCAATAGCTCCAGCGGGGCCCTGGCCTTTGCCAGCGCTCCGGATTACGAGGCACCGCAGGATGCCGGTGCCGACAACAGTTATGAGCTGACGGTGCGCGCTACCGACACGTCGGGGAACACAGCGGATCAAACGCTCAGCGTGCGCGTGCTGGATGTCAGTGAATCCACGGGCACGAGCAGTGGCAGTAGCAGCAGTGGTGGTGGTAGCTCCAGCAGCTCTGGTGGTTCCAGTGGGGGAAGCTCCGGCGGTGGCGGTGGCGGTGGCGGTGGTGGTGGCGGTGGTGGCGGTGCAACTTCCTCGTCGCCAAGCACGCGCTCGATTGAGGTCTCCCTTGATGGCAGTGCCGACACCATCGCCAATGCTCTTCTGTCTGGGGCGGGGAGCCAAGACCCCTCAGGCCTCACGATGGTCGTGAACGCCATCGGTTGGACTGGAACCGTTCCGGTGAACCGTGTTGTGAGAGCCACCACTGGTGGCACCACGCTCATGGCCAAGCAGCTGAATTACGTCAGCGGTCAACTGCCAGCCGATCAGACCGATATCCTCGTCGAAGGGTCTGTTCTGGCAGGAAGTGGTCAGCAGGATCTTGTTAGGGGTCTTGCCGGATGGGATTTGATCGCTGCTAACGACGGCGACGATCAAGTGCGGGCAGGGAACGGCCGCGACATCATCGATGGCGGGAGTGGACGTGATCAACTCTGGGGAGACTTCGGACGCAATTACTACAGAGGAAATCTCGATGGGGCAGCGGACTTGCTTGTGATCAAGTCCGATCAGCATCTTGTGAACTGGTGGTATGGCAAAGACGGCAACAATTCCACCGGTGCAAAGGCCGATGTGATCGAAGACTTGGAATCCATTGATCAGATTCGGATTCTTGGAGTGACGACGGAGCAAATCACCGTGGCGGACGCCTCTGCTCACGGACTCAACGGTTTAGGAATCTTTGCTGACGGCGCTTTAGAGGCTCTCTACACAGGGGGGAGCCTCAATGCCAGTCAGCTGCTTCAACAGGTGACCGGCGATGCTTCCGATGCTGTGATGGCCAATACCCAAGGCTTCTACGACTGGGCCTGA
- a CDS encoding acetate/propionate family kinase, whose protein sequence is MQDLALVINLGSSSLKAALVDSTGASPWHSGRSLQPEESLDGVLSSWLAPELAPYRQGITLVGHRVVHGGEHFTAPTRIDAAVETTLQELVPLAPLHNPPALKGLAWARGWAPDLPQWACFDTAFHSTLPEAASTYALPADLRQRGFRRFGFHGINHQHVAETVAAQWRQQGRDLKKLRLISAHLGAGASLAAIKGGVCIDTTMGYTPLEGLVMASRSGSVDPGLLLELMREGMGEAELADLLQKQAGLKGLSGLSGDMRDIREQAAAGHQGAQLALGVFRQRLLQLIGAMAASLRGVDVLALTGGIGEHDQALQAELAEALAWLPNLEMVIVPADEEGMIARLCRRSAAVG, encoded by the coding sequence ATGCAAGACCTGGCGCTGGTGATCAATCTCGGCAGCTCCAGCCTGAAAGCGGCCCTGGTGGACTCCACCGGGGCCAGCCCCTGGCACAGCGGTCGCAGCTTGCAGCCAGAGGAGAGCCTTGATGGGGTGCTGAGCAGCTGGCTGGCGCCAGAGCTGGCGCCCTATCGCCAGGGCATCACCCTGGTGGGCCACCGGGTGGTGCATGGCGGCGAACACTTCACCGCCCCCACCCGCATTGATGCCGCGGTGGAAACCACCCTGCAGGAGCTGGTACCCCTGGCTCCACTGCACAATCCTCCGGCCCTGAAGGGTCTGGCCTGGGCCCGCGGCTGGGCGCCGGACCTGCCGCAATGGGCCTGTTTTGATACCGCGTTTCACAGCACCCTGCCGGAAGCGGCCAGCACCTATGCCTTGCCAGCGGATCTGCGCCAGAGGGGGTTCCGGCGCTTCGGCTTCCATGGAATCAACCACCAGCATGTGGCCGAAACCGTGGCAGCCCAGTGGCGGCAACAGGGCCGAGATCTCAAAAAGTTGCGCCTAATCAGCGCCCACCTTGGGGCCGGAGCATCGCTGGCCGCCATCAAAGGAGGCGTCTGCATCGACACCACCATGGGGTACACACCGCTGGAGGGGCTGGTGATGGCCAGCCGCAGCGGCAGCGTGGATCCGGGGCTGCTGCTGGAACTGATGCGTGAAGGCATGGGCGAGGCCGAGCTGGCAGATCTGCTGCAGAAGCAGGCAGGCCTGAAGGGACTCTCCGGCCTGAGCGGGGACATGCGTGACATCCGCGAGCAGGCGGCTGCAGGCCATCAGGGAGCGCAGCTGGCGCTGGGTGTGTTCCGGCAGCGCTTGCTGCAGCTGATCGGGGCCATGGCCGCCAGCCTGCGAGGCGTGGATGTGCTGGCGCTCACCGGCGGAATCGGCGAACACGACCAAGCCCTGCAAGCGGAGCTTGCAGAGGCCTTGGCCTGGCTGCCCAATCTGGAGATGGTGATCGTGCCAGCCGACGAGGAAGGAATGATCGCCCGGCTGTGCCGGCGCTCAGCCGCGGTCGGGTAG
- a CDS encoding glycogen/starch/alpha-glucan phosphorylase, translated as MSSSQPLDLRLPTPGCYADPERAGLDAESVFDGMTEHLFFTLGKLAPSASRHDLYMALSYAVRDRLMTRFLASKEAIRARPQRTVAYLSAEFLIGPQLANNLLNLGIQKEAEEALKRFGIESLQQILEVEEEPGLGNGGLGRLAACYMESLASLEIPATGYGIRYEFGIFDQLIRDGWQVEVTDKWLKGGWPWELPQPDQACFVGFGGRTESYIDDKGSYRSRWIPSEHAIGVPHDVPVLGYRVNTCDRLRLWRADATESFDFYAFNIGDYYGAVEEKVGSETLSKVLYPNDGTDEGRRLRLKQQHFFVSCSLQDMLRSLDSRGLSVENFPEYWTVQLNDTHPAIAVAELMRLLIDDRHLEWEKAWDITTRSVAYTNHTLLPEALEKWDLNLFSSLLPRHLELIYEINRRFLQQVRLRYPGNDAIQRKLSIIDEDGGKAVRMAHLATIGAHHVNGVAALHSDLVREQLMPEFAALWPEKFTNVTNGVTPRRWVALSNPELSTLLDEHVGPGWITDMEQLRRLEERQHDHGFLEHWGNTKLSVKRKLSGYIHRNTGVLVDPSSLFDVQVKRIHEYKRQHLNALQVITQYLRIKNGQADGMAPRTVIFGGKAAPGYYMAKLIIRFINGIAETINADPDMDGRLRVVFLPDYNVKLGEQVYPASDLSEQISTAGKEASGTGNMKFAMNGALTIGTLDGANVEIREQVGGENFFLFGKTVEEIADLKQGGYRPWEVIQTIPELAEAIRLVEIGHFSNGDGELFRPLLDNLTGSDPFFVMADFADYLRAQDAVSRAWADRMHWNRMSLLNTARTGFFSSDRSIRDYCRDIWKVQAMPVEITCDVR; from the coding sequence ATGAGCTCCTCCCAGCCCCTCGATCTGCGTCTGCCCACCCCCGGCTGTTATGCCGACCCCGAACGTGCCGGCCTGGATGCCGAGTCCGTGTTCGACGGCATGACCGAGCACCTGTTCTTCACCCTGGGCAAACTCGCGCCATCCGCCAGCCGCCATGACCTCTACATGGCCCTGAGCTATGCGGTGCGCGACCGTCTGATGACTCGCTTCCTCGCCAGCAAGGAGGCGATCCGCGCCAGACCCCAGCGAACGGTGGCTTACCTCTCAGCCGAGTTCCTGATCGGTCCCCAGCTGGCCAACAACCTGCTGAACCTGGGCATCCAGAAGGAAGCGGAAGAAGCGCTCAAACGCTTCGGCATCGAATCCCTGCAGCAGATCCTCGAGGTGGAGGAAGAGCCCGGACTGGGCAATGGCGGCCTGGGCCGTCTCGCCGCCTGCTACATGGAGTCGCTGGCCAGCCTGGAGATCCCGGCCACCGGCTACGGCATCCGCTATGAGTTCGGCATCTTCGACCAGCTGATCCGCGATGGCTGGCAGGTGGAAGTCACCGACAAATGGCTGAAGGGTGGCTGGCCCTGGGAACTGCCCCAGCCCGATCAGGCCTGCTTTGTGGGCTTCGGCGGCCGCACGGAGAGCTACATCGACGACAAGGGCAGCTACCGCTCCCGCTGGATCCCGTCTGAGCACGCCATCGGTGTCCCCCACGACGTGCCCGTACTGGGCTATCGGGTGAACACCTGCGACCGCCTGCGTTTGTGGCGTGCGGATGCCACGGAGAGCTTTGATTTCTACGCCTTCAACATCGGCGATTACTACGGCGCCGTGGAAGAGAAGGTGGGCAGCGAAACCCTCTCCAAGGTGCTCTATCCCAACGACGGCACCGATGAAGGACGCCGCCTGCGCCTCAAGCAGCAGCACTTCTTCGTGAGCTGCTCCCTGCAGGACATGCTGCGCAGCCTCGACAGCCGCGGCCTGTCCGTGGAGAACTTCCCCGAGTACTGGACCGTTCAGCTCAACGACACCCACCCCGCCATCGCCGTAGCGGAGCTGATGCGCCTGCTGATCGACGACCGCCACCTGGAGTGGGAGAAGGCCTGGGATATCACCACCCGCTCGGTGGCTTACACCAACCACACCCTGCTGCCGGAAGCCCTCGAGAAGTGGGACCTGAACCTGTTCAGCAGCCTGCTGCCCCGCCACCTGGAGCTGATCTACGAGATCAACCGCCGCTTCCTGCAGCAGGTGCGCCTGCGCTACCCGGGCAATGACGCCATCCAGCGCAAGCTCTCGATCATCGATGAAGACGGCGGCAAGGCCGTGCGCATGGCCCACCTGGCCACCATCGGGGCCCACCACGTGAATGGTGTGGCGGCGCTGCACTCCGATCTGGTGCGTGAGCAGCTGATGCCCGAGTTCGCGGCGCTCTGGCCGGAGAAGTTCACCAACGTGACCAACGGCGTCACCCCGCGACGCTGGGTGGCCCTCTCCAACCCTGAGCTCTCAACCCTGCTGGATGAGCATGTGGGCCCAGGTTGGATCACCGACATGGAGCAGCTGCGCCGCCTCGAGGAGCGTCAGCATGACCATGGCTTCCTGGAGCACTGGGGCAACACCAAGCTCTCGGTGAAGCGCAAGCTCTCGGGGTACATCCACCGCAACACCGGCGTGCTGGTGGATCCCTCCAGCCTGTTCGACGTGCAGGTGAAGCGCATCCACGAATACAAGCGCCAGCACCTCAATGCCCTGCAGGTGATCACCCAGTACCTGCGCATCAAGAACGGCCAGGCCGATGGCATGGCCCCGCGCACGGTGATCTTCGGCGGCAAGGCCGCTCCTGGTTACTACATGGCCAAGCTGATCATCCGCTTCATCAACGGCATCGCCGAAACGATCAATGCCGATCCCGACATGGACGGCCGTCTGCGGGTGGTGTTCCTGCCGGATTACAACGTGAAGCTGGGTGAGCAGGTGTATCCCGCATCAGATCTCTCCGAGCAGATCTCCACAGCCGGCAAGGAAGCGTCGGGCACCGGCAACATGAAGTTCGCCATGAACGGAGCCCTCACCATCGGCACCCTCGATGGCGCCAATGTGGAGATCCGCGAACAGGTTGGCGGTGAGAACTTCTTCCTGTTCGGCAAGACCGTGGAGGAGATCGCAGACCTCAAACAGGGCGGCTACCGCCCCTGGGAGGTGATTCAAACGATCCCCGAGCTGGCGGAGGCCATCCGCCTTGTGGAGATCGGCCACTTCAGCAACGGAGACGGCGAGCTGTTCCGCCCACTGCTCGACAACCTCACCGGCAGTGATCCCTTCTTCGTGATGGCCGACTTCGCCGATTATCTGCGGGCGCAGGACGCGGTGAGCCGGGCCTGGGCTGATCGCATGCACTGGAACCGCATGAGCCTGCTGAACACCGCCCGCACCGGCTTCTTCTCCTCCGACCGTTCGATCCGCGACTACTGCCGCGACATCTGGAAGGTGCAGGCGATGCCGGTGGAGATCACCTGCGACGTGCGCTGA